One Curtobacterium sp. MCLR17_032 genomic window carries:
- a CDS encoding PLD nuclease N-terminal domain-containing protein yields the protein MGILLSGVSVVLLVFALIDIITRTDSEVRGLPKVAWIILVILLPVVGSIVWFAIGHDWAAGPRNHGRYLEPARHEDRYATLGAAKSAHGDKRVSSTEQELAELEREIEYWEAQARLKRAKEAAGEGDTTAAT from the coding sequence ATGGGAATCCTGCTGTCCGGCGTGAGCGTCGTCCTGCTCGTGTTCGCGTTGATCGACATCATCACGCGGACCGACAGCGAGGTGCGTGGGCTGCCGAAGGTCGCGTGGATCATCCTCGTGATCCTGCTGCCCGTCGTCGGCAGCATCGTCTGGTTCGCGATCGGGCACGACTGGGCGGCCGGACCGCGGAACCACGGCCGGTACCTCGAGCCCGCGCGTCACGAGGACCGGTACGCCACCCTCGGCGCCGCGAAGAGCGCGCACGGGGACAAGCGTGTCTCGAGCACCGAGCAGGAACTCGCCGAGCTCGAGCGAGAGATCGAGTACTGGGAAGCGCAGGCACGCTTGAAGCGGGCGAAGGAAGCGGCCGGCGAAGGCGACACGACGGCGGCGACGTGA
- a CDS encoding molybdenum cofactor biosynthesis protein MoaE, protein MSGTAAERVVVADVVDRDITVDEVSAVVASDQDGAVVTFAGVVRDHDGGKGVTALEYERHPSAGDVIASVARSIAEQHPEVRIAVLHRVGALGIGDVALAAAVASGHRAEAFAACGALVDLVKEQVPIWKHQRFTDGSDEWVAAL, encoded by the coding sequence GTGAGCGGCACCGCAGCCGAACGGGTCGTCGTGGCCGACGTCGTCGACCGGGACATCACCGTCGACGAGGTCTCGGCGGTCGTCGCCTCGGACCAGGACGGAGCCGTCGTCACCTTCGCCGGGGTCGTCCGCGACCACGACGGCGGCAAGGGGGTCACCGCCCTCGAGTACGAACGGCACCCGAGCGCCGGTGACGTCATCGCCTCGGTCGCTCGCAGCATCGCCGAACAGCACCCCGAGGTCCGCATCGCCGTGCTGCACCGCGTGGGCGCCCTCGGCATCGGGGACGTCGCGCTCGCTGCAGCCGTGGCGTCCGGGCACCGGGCCGAGGCGTTCGCGGCCTGCGGTGCCCTGGTCGACCTGGTGAAGGAGCAGGTGCCTATCTGGAAGCACCAGCGCTTCACCGACGGGTCGGACGAGTGGGTCGCGGCGCTCTGA
- a CDS encoding ABC-F family ATP-binding cassette domain-containing protein, translating to MAHLLGAENVHLEFPTRVVFDSVTIGLDEGDRIGVVGRNGDGKSTLLALLAQRLEPDDGRVTHRRGVTIGYLDQRDILPEGMTVGQVVVGDLAEHEWAGDAKIRDVIGGLVSDIPWDVTVDELSGGQRRRVALARLLVGDWDVLFLDEPTNHLDVEGIQWLAEHINRRWSANQGGMVVVTHDRWFLDAVSTDTWEVHDGVVEPFEGGYAAYILQRVERDRQAASSEQRRQNLARKELAWLRRGAPARTSKPKFRIDAANALIDDVPPIRDTVALSQMATARLGKDVVDLLDAGVSFDGTMIIEDIEWRIAPGERTGILGPNGAGKSTLLNLVSGKLQPTTGRVKTGKTVQIAVLDQQLADLAQFAEDRVREVVARKKTSYVADGKEMTPSQLLERLGFTSEQLSTPVKDLSGGQKRRLQLMLILLDEPNVLILDEPTNDLDTDMLAAMEDLLDTWPGTLLVVSHDRYLLERVTDQQYAVLGGHLRHLPGGVDEYMKLRAAGTGGGTASAAAAASAGRPDTAGSSAVAAASGLRPAGTAAAPTLSGAERRVVEKEMSALDRRISKLALDRKKRLEAFGAHDQSDYEGLGKLQAELTALDAEVEQLEERWLEVAEQLGV from the coding sequence GTGGCTCATCTCCTCGGCGCCGAGAACGTGCATCTCGAGTTCCCCACCCGTGTCGTCTTCGACAGCGTGACCATCGGCCTCGACGAGGGCGACCGGATCGGCGTCGTCGGCCGCAACGGCGACGGCAAGTCGACGCTGCTCGCGCTCCTCGCACAGCGCCTCGAACCGGACGACGGCCGCGTCACGCACCGACGCGGGGTGACGATCGGCTACCTCGACCAGCGCGACATCCTGCCCGAGGGCATGACCGTCGGGCAGGTCGTCGTCGGTGACCTCGCCGAGCACGAGTGGGCGGGCGACGCGAAGATCCGCGACGTCATCGGGGGCCTCGTCTCCGACATCCCGTGGGACGTCACGGTCGACGAACTGTCGGGCGGGCAGCGACGTCGGGTGGCGTTGGCGCGCCTCCTGGTCGGCGACTGGGACGTGCTGTTCCTCGACGAGCCGACCAACCACCTGGACGTCGAGGGCATCCAGTGGCTGGCCGAGCACATCAACCGCCGCTGGTCCGCGAACCAGGGCGGCATGGTGGTCGTGACCCACGACCGGTGGTTCCTCGACGCGGTGTCGACCGACACGTGGGAGGTGCACGACGGCGTGGTCGAACCCTTCGAGGGCGGCTACGCGGCGTACATCCTGCAGCGCGTCGAGCGTGACCGGCAGGCGGCGTCGAGCGAGCAGCGCCGCCAGAACCTGGCCCGCAAGGAGCTCGCCTGGCTCCGCCGCGGCGCCCCCGCACGGACGAGCAAGCCGAAGTTCCGCATCGACGCGGCGAACGCCCTGATCGACGACGTGCCGCCGATCCGTGACACCGTCGCGCTGTCGCAGATGGCGACGGCGCGCCTCGGCAAGGACGTCGTGGACCTCCTCGACGCGGGCGTGTCCTTCGACGGCACGATGATCATCGAGGACATCGAGTGGCGGATCGCCCCGGGTGAGCGGACCGGCATCCTGGGCCCGAACGGTGCCGGCAAGTCGACGTTGCTCAACCTGGTCTCCGGCAAGCTCCAGCCGACGACCGGCCGGGTGAAGACCGGCAAGACGGTGCAGATCGCGGTCCTCGACCAGCAGCTCGCCGACCTCGCCCAGTTCGCCGAGGACCGCGTGCGCGAGGTCGTGGCACGCAAGAAGACGAGCTACGTCGCCGACGGCAAGGAGATGACGCCGTCGCAGCTGCTCGAGCGCCTCGGGTTCACGTCGGAGCAGCTCTCCACCCCGGTGAAGGACCTGTCCGGCGGGCAGAAGCGTCGCCTCCAGCTCATGCTGATCCTGCTCGACGAGCCGAACGTGCTGATCCTCGACGAGCCCACGAACGACCTCGACACGGACATGCTCGCCGCGATGGAGGACCTCCTCGACACCTGGCCGGGCACCCTCCTGGTGGTCAGCCACGACCGGTACCTGCTGGAGCGTGTCACCGACCAGCAGTACGCGGTCCTCGGTGGGCACCTCCGTCACCTGCCCGGTGGCGTCGACGAGTACATGAAGCTCCGGGCCGCGGGCACCGGTGGCGGGACGGCTTCGGCTGCTGCCGCGGCATCGGCCGGGAGGCCCGACACGGCCGGGTCGTCCGCCGTCGCCGCCGCCTCGGGGCTGCGTCCGGCAGGGACGGCGGCTGCGCCGACGCTCTCCGGCGCGGAGCGTCGCGTGGTGGAGAAGGAGATGT